A single Lactuca sativa cultivar Salinas chromosome 8, Lsat_Salinas_v11, whole genome shotgun sequence DNA region contains:
- the LOC111920132 gene encoding flavonoid 3'-monooxygenase CYP75B137: MHMPIIHNQVILLSCDHTLAIARMISELGIAIYLTMTNFWLWWWEVDSKQDEFARTFLTLLVPTLLLLWYQWTFPNSKKGKSANQLPPGPYGFPVLGYLPFLGSNLHEKFTEMGHRYGPIFSLRLGTKLHVVVNSMELAKVVARDQDKTLANRSPPLTAVISSYGVNNISWSNNNAHWRNMRKLLVSQLMSTANINTTQSQSLRTHEVRKMVADVYAKLGQQIDINEIGFNAAFDVLTRMLWSGSKPGEGNFTSYLVERFLEVEFKIIELQGARNISDFLPMLSWLDLQGRQREMKQQMVYVNQILDELIQGRIKANSCKVDGEGEEDQKDFLQILLELKEQKGAPTSYNFDQIKALLMNIVTAATVTISIMVEWAMAEILHNAAVKKKIVEELTEVVGTNNIVEESHLTKLSYLDAAIKETLRLHPPLPLLVHRCPDEACIVGGYTIPKGTVVYLNVWAIHRDPQNWSNPLEFKPERFLNGKWDYSGNNFKYLPFGSGRRMCPGVNLGEKMLMYTVASLLHSFEWSFPEGEELELSDEYGFLTKKRKPLMVIPSQKLSDASMYM, from the exons atGCATATGCCCATCATCCACAATCAAGTAATACTGTTATCTTGTGATCATACGTTAGCAATAGCAAGAATGATATCAGAGCTAGGAATTGCGATTTACCTCACAATGACCAACTTCTGGTTATGGTGGTGGGAAGTCGACAGCAAACAAGACGAGTTTGCTCGCACATTTCTCACCCTTTTAGTTCCCACGCTGCTACTTTTATGGTACCAATGGACATTTCCCAACTCCAAAAAGGGAAAGTCAGCGAATCAATTGCCACCGGGTCCCTATGGCTTCCCAGTTTTAGGGTACCTCCCCTTTCTCGGCTCCAACTTGCATGAAAAATTCACGGAGATGGGTCACCGTTATGGTCCCATCTTTAGTCTCCGCCTCGGAACAAAACTTCACGTCGTGGTGAACTCCATGGAGCTCGCAAAGGTGGTGGCTCGTGACCAGGATAAGACCTTAGCTAACCGCAGCCCTCCACTCACAGCTGTCATCAGCTCTTATGGTGTCAACAATATATCATGGTCCAACAACAACGCACATTGGAGGAACATGCGTAAGCTTTTAGTCAGCCAACTGATGAGCACTGCAAATATTAACACTACTCAGAGTCAGAGTCTTCGAACACATGAAGTGAGGAAGATGGTGGCAGATGTTTACGCTAAGCTCGGGCAACAGATCGACATTAACGAAATTGGTTTCAACGCGGCGTTTGATGTTCTCACAAGGATGTTATGGAGTGGTAGCAAACCAGGGGAAGGAAACTTTACAAGCTATTTAGTTGAAAGGTTTCTGGAAGTTGAGTTCAAGATTATAGAGTTACAAGGAGCGCGAAACATCTCTGATTTTCTCCCGATGCTATCATGGCTCGATCTACAGGGAAGGCAGAGAGAAATGAAGCAACAAATGGTTTATGTTAACCAGATTTTGGACGAACTTATCCAAGGAAGAATCAAAGCCAACTCATGCAAAGTTGATGGAGAAGGCGAGGAAGATCAAAAGGATTTCTTGCAGATCTTGCTGGAGCTTAAAGAACAGAAAGGTGCTCCGACTTCATACAACTTTGACCAAATAAAGGCTCTACTAATG AACATTGTGACAGCAGCGACAGTGACAATATCGATCATGGTAGAATGGGCGATGGCGGAGATTTTGCATAATGCAGCGGTGAAGAAAAAGATTGTGGAAGAATTAACAGAGGTTGTTGGTACGAACAATATTGTGGAAGAATCTCATCTGACCAAATTATCATATTTGGATGCAGCCATCAAAGAGACCCTAAGGCTACACCCTCCGCTTCCACTGTTAGTCCATAGATGCCCAGATGAAGCTTGCATAGTAGGCGGGTATACCATTCCAAAGGGTACTGTTGTGTATCTTAATGTTTGGGCGATCCATCGGGATCCCCAGAACTGGAGCAATCCATTGGAGTTTAAGCCTGAGAGGTTCCTGAATGGAAAGTGGGATTACAGTGGAAATAACTTCAAGTATTTACCATTTGGATCGGGGAGAAGAATGTGCCCGGGAGTCAATCTGGGGGAGAAGATGCTGATGTACACAGTGGCATCATTGTTGCATTCTTTTGAGTGGAGCTTTCCAGAAGGTGAAGAGCTGGAGCTTTCTGATGAGTATGGATTTCTGACTAAGAAGAGGAAGCCGCTGATGGTTATACCCTCTCAAAAACTATCTGATGCAAGCATGTATATGTAG
- the LOC111920130 gene encoding uncharacterized protein LOC111920130 isoform X2 — MRVEEVFALRKWCRVKLLNGLIRQGKSLIQFGFPGSRVSLKDWCSLEATNFLSCSTPSAIECKKSREQRCNEQAIKIFISRGADFKKRRHLWMIFGNSKFQWCFQC; from the exons ATGCGGGTGGAGGAAGTATTTGCACTGAGAAAATGGTGTCG GGTTAAGCTTTTAAATGGTTTGATTCGGCAGGGCAAGAGTTTGATTCAATTCGGGTTTCCAGGATCACGTGTGAGCTTAAAGGATTGGTGCTCCTTAGAAGCTACCAACTTCCTTTCCTGCAGTACGCCAAG TGCAATAGAATGCAAGAAATCCAGAGAACAACGCTGCAATGAGCAAGCCATAAAAATATTCATTAGCAGAGG TGCAGATTTCAAGAAAAGGAGGCATTTGTGGATGATATTTGGGAATTCCAAGTTTCAATGGTGTTTTCAATGTTGA
- the LOC111920130 gene encoding uncharacterized protein LOC111920130 isoform X1, producing the protein MRVEEVFALRKWCRVKLLNGLIRQGKSLIQFGFPGSRVSLKDWCSLEATNFLSCSTPSAIECKKSREQRCNEQAIKIFISRGFQEKEAFVDDIWEFQVSMVFSMLMYGGNCVIWERISG; encoded by the exons ATGCGGGTGGAGGAAGTATTTGCACTGAGAAAATGGTGTCG GGTTAAGCTTTTAAATGGTTTGATTCGGCAGGGCAAGAGTTTGATTCAATTCGGGTTTCCAGGATCACGTGTGAGCTTAAAGGATTGGTGCTCCTTAGAAGCTACCAACTTCCTTTCCTGCAGTACGCCAAG TGCAATAGAATGCAAGAAATCCAGAGAACAACGCTGCAATGAGCAAGCCATAAAAATATTCATTAGCAGAGG ATTTCAAGAAAAGGAGGCATTTGTGGATGATATTTGGGAATTCCAAGTTTCAATGGTGTTTTCAATGTTGATGTACGGGGGAAATTGTGTAATTTGGGAACGAATATCAGGATGA
- the LOC111920130 gene encoding uncharacterized protein LOC111920130 isoform X3: MVSGKSLIQFGFPGSRVSLKDWCSLEATNFLSCSTPSAIECKKSREQRCNEQAIKIFISRGFQEKEAFVDDIWEFQVSMVFSMLMYGGNCVIWERISG; the protein is encoded by the exons ATGGTGTCG GGCAAGAGTTTGATTCAATTCGGGTTTCCAGGATCACGTGTGAGCTTAAAGGATTGGTGCTCCTTAGAAGCTACCAACTTCCTTTCCTGCAGTACGCCAAG TGCAATAGAATGCAAGAAATCCAGAGAACAACGCTGCAATGAGCAAGCCATAAAAATATTCATTAGCAGAGG ATTTCAAGAAAAGGAGGCATTTGTGGATGATATTTGGGAATTCCAAGTTTCAATGGTGTTTTCAATGTTGATGTACGGGGGAAATTGTGTAATTTGGGAACGAATATCAGGATGA